GTTCACCATATACTTTTACATAATATGCAAGACCCTAAGGCATTTCACGTGTCACGAAGAACAAAGTAAAACTCCGTCTAAAGTAAATAGCATCAACATATAAATAGACTAATTTCTAATCTGCATTTTGGAAAGGAAAGCTACCACGATAGAGTGAACGGCAGCTGGAAGATCATCTTTCATCACATTTATAAATTGCAAGGCCTTCTCAAAAGCTGAAATATCCATGCTGCGTTCGGTAGGAGAAGATCCTTAGAGAAATAATATTAGAAGCGACATGAAGTATAGTAACTGCTGGAAAACTGAAATGAAGCACTAAAATTTGTATTGTGAGATAACAGTAAAACAACAGAAATTAACCAATTTACATAATGCAAAGGAGTACGCAGAGAATGAATAATCATTGGAAGGCCCACAAATCACCCCTGTCATAGAGTTACATCGAAGAACAATGTGTAGTTATCAAACATTTAAGACGTTTCGGCATCCTGGAAAGCAATATTTTTGGGAGCAATATTGAACCACCCCACAAACCAATTACAAGAGCAACATTGAGTTGCCCATCATACCACCCCCAAAAACACATGAAAAAAGTATCAGTCAGACCATAACCGGATTACTGATTAAGCTCAACATTTTCAATGACTCGTTATGATTCAAGATATCAAGTATCTCTAAAGTTCAAGCACctagaccccccccccctctcccgctAGCAAAAAAAATGTTGCTGGTAAAGGTTCGTATTAGTTGCTTTTGAAAAGTAGTGATCATAATCCATAATTAAAAGCCTAAAAGGACACTAAATTACAATGAACAACATTATGAAGGTGGTACAGAAATATCCAATAGACGGCTTGATGAATAAAACATGTTTCAGTCACTAACCTCACTTCTTCTGACTCGATGCTTGTAACGTCTCCAGAAAATAGTTCATATTGGTACCGGCACTTCGAACAAGAAACCACCTGAAGGCATCCAACTAAAAACCATAACGATATTTGCAATTCAAAGCATCCAACTAAAAATATTCCAGGTTTTGTGTTCATGTTGTTGATCTGCCATGAGTTGGGGTGGAAGGCATTAGACATGTATATAGTTGTTCATAGTTCCCCATTGTGAAGGGTTTCTTGCGTATTTAACACACTTGCATGTGTATACCTATGTAACATATCTGCCAAATGGTCTCCTACAAATAGAAGCAATATTGTTGACAGCAAGAATCAGACCTAGTCCAAGTAATCCTACAAGCATGGTATAATCTATCCATGGTGGCAGTCTAGCCTGACAACTAGATCCTTGTAGGACTTGACGAGGGATAAATAGCCTGTCGCAGGACATGGCTGTCACACAAACATAtagaaagaaagggggaaaagaactGATTTCCACACGAACTAGAACAACAGCCATGAGAGCACTTGGGAGAGCTTGCCAGCGGAAAATGGGCGATGACGGCATTATAGCAACCTTGAAAATGGAACAAACGGGAAAGAAGGTGAGTTAGGTGGTGGTGTATTGAAAGACGGGCCATGGAGAAGTTTGGGGGCAGCACGCAACGCGCAAGAGGGATGTGTATGCCCCACCGTGGAGATTGGCAATGGTAAGAGGTGCGCACGGCCGGGGGAGGGGGGTGTCATTGTGAAAAGTGGCAAGAGGGTTATGTCAACCGGTTTTGGTAGACAGGAGAGTAGAATAATTGGTTCCTATTTTAGAGGTGAAGTGGAGAATATATAAAACTTGAGAATTGAGAGGGTTAACTGTTAAGAATACGTTTCCTATATAAAATTATCAAAATGTCCTGCTGAAGTGCTTATAAGTTATAGCAATGTGCGACCATAAAGAGTGAAACTATTTACTAAAGCATCCATTGTCACTAAACCCTAGTGAGGGACAGAATTACAAAATAAGATCCACCTACCAGAATTACAATTTGCATATGGATCTAAAAGCATTTATATTCCTAGAACTCTCCCTTCTGTGCTCCTACCTACTGGCGACAGTATGTTGGTTCCTGTGCTAACAATATCTAACAGCTACCGTCCCCATTGTTTCCCTCTTATTCTTCCAAGTCACATTTGTCTCGCGTCTCATGATGTATCCAGCTGCGGAAAATTGTTTAGAAGTCCGTGTTTTGCAAGCTGATGAGTAGTATTCAGTATGTGAAGGAGAAGTAAAGCAACTACTTCTGAAGCATCGAACCTGAGTTCCATGCTGAGGCTGTGCGACAGCAATTGCCACCATGCAGGTTGGACAGCGAACAGTTATGCCAAACGGGACCTGCAGTAACTAAAATGTGTTACTGTAACACTTAATTGCACTAATTTAATGTGTACAAGATATATTCCATTCACTAAGGCACCCACATGTCAACATTGGATATTCAATTTTCACCAAAACTATCAAATTTCAAAGATATTCAGAACTACTGGCATTATTGTGGGGCAATGTGCAATCTTGTAATATTAATACTGCCAAACTGTTCAAAATTAATTTTTACTCTGTTAATATTCAAAGCAGATATATTCTAGGCATATTAAGTCACGCAACATGCAAACTTTGATACGTTGGCTCCCAAACAAAGATACCCCTAGGAGGCGAAGGAGGTCCTGGATAAATTGGGATACTTCGAATGTTCATGAGCTGATTTCATTTGTTATGCCCGCCAAACTGTGGACTAAGGTGTGCCTTCTGCAAACCGCCAGATGGACGCACCTAAGAGTACTTGACCTTGCGAATTTGAAACTTGATCCCATGTATTTTAATATGCTAACTGGCTTAATTTCTTCTTTGCTGCTGTTATTATCAGTCTAAGGCGGGAAAAAAGAAAGTAATGCCATACATAAATGGTTTCCCACTGAATCCTTTGTCAAATAAACTCCTCTGAAGTACATTTATTGCTATCTGTTAAATTTCTATTTGCAACTTCTTGGTAGAAATTATTCATATCTTGATGGAAATGCTATGAAAATGGGATGGCAAGGTGATTGTTCTGGGAATGATTTTGTATCGCACTTATTCATATCCACAGTCAAAGATGATTAAAGTTGTAAATTAAGTATACATAGAATTAAACTGCaaagcagaaaaatgaagaaagTAAGCACTGAGATAGATAGCAGCCAGATATTTTGTGTTGTTGTGCGAGGTATCTATCTACTCAGCGTTTACTTTCTAAAACTACAAATTCATGGGTCAGAAATCAGCATGATACTTGGCACACCAGATTGGAGCATCATGCGACAGATGACATAAGCACACGACATTCCTCTGGCACATGAGTTCCTAACACGAAACCTCACCTCCTCTGCAGAAGATACACCCGCACGGGACACGTAGTCGACTATCCTGATAGCATCAGAAACGCGCAGAGCCGCCGCCAATCGCTGGACAAGCAACGCGTAGGTCCGCGCGTCCGGCCTTGCCCAGCCCCAGCGCCCTACTGCAAACTCAGAGTTGGACACCGGAGTCAGGAGCACTCAAGCAACTCATGAATGGACAAAATAGCAGAGGAGCAAGGCGGGCTCACCTCGCGCCAGGCCGGCGCGCATCGCGTCGAAGACGGAGAGCGCGAGGTCGACGTTGCCCCGGTCAAGCGCCGCCGCTACTATCGCATTGGAGTCGGACGCGTCAAGGGACGCTTTCGAGCCGGAGCCGGCCCCGCCTCCCAGCGACTCCGCGACAATGTCCAGCGCTCGGTCCGCGTCCTCTGCCCCGGAGACCCTCCGGAGGAGGTCTGCGTCGAGCGAGCTGTCGGCCGGCGCTTCTGACGAGCCGGCGCCACCGCCGGCTGCCGCGGAGCTGGCCCTCTGCAGGGAGGGCCAGCGGGAGGCGGGTGGGAAGAGGAAAGAGAAGCCGGTGTTGGTGGCGGACGCGGGCGGCGGGGGATTGAGGGGGCGCGGCGGATGGTGGACTGCGGGCGCgggcgggaggaaggcgagcgccATGGCCGCGTGGTCTCAGAGGGAAAACGTCGAGCACATGTCGCGCCCGTTCGGTTGTGGATGAGGCGCGGGTGGTGGAACTGGAACGGAACGGCTGCACACGGACATGGCGATCCCTATTTCGCGCGTAGGTCGCTCGGGCAGCCTCGCCTGAGCGCGAGCGCGAGACTGGCCCGGCCCAGCGCTTGGCAGACCACAGCCTCCTTTTttacattttttcttttttctatttttttacttttattcatattttcaaatattctaaatatatattacaaaaaagttACATAACTTTTTCGAAAATTTTAACCATGCATTTGAAAAACTGTTTTTGATTCATACGAAAAAAGTACTATGTGTATGGAAGAAATAGGCATAAAAACACAAGTTTTAAGAACACTTAAATCATCCATTTGGAAAATATTAAATTTGTATGAAAAAAATTCTGACGTACTATATGAAGACTGTAAAATGTGAATGAAAAAAATAGACATGAAAATAGATcaattttcaaaaatgttaatcaagtatttggaAAAATggtaaacatgtataaaaatgttttTGATATATACAAAAACGTACAATGTGTTTGAAAAAATAGACATAAAAATATGTTTAAAATTTTTTAATTAGGTATTTCGTAAAAAACCTAAATGTATAcataaaatgttcctgatgtatataaAAAATATACAATGGTTATgaaaaaagtaccaaaaatatatgTTTTCAAAAATGATATTCATTTATTTCCAAAATGGTAAAAGTTTGTTTAAGAAATATTCCTAATGTATAAAAAATACAATGTGTAAGaaaaaaagtagaaatcaaaacAATGTATTTTTCGAACAAATTTAATTATGTATTTAAAAATGCTTAAACATGTGCATAAAAAATATTCTTGATGCATACAAAAAGGTAAAAAAAACGAAGAAATttgaagagagaaaaagaaaaagaaaaaaatcattaaacacatgaaagaaatgaaaaaaaaggtGAGAAACAAAGAAAACAGAAAGAGGAAGACgggaagaaacaaagaaaaccgaacAGAAAAAAAAGTGACAGCTAAGAAATGTAAATGGTAAGAGGCCAGCCCGGTACTATAGCGCGCATGAATAATCTTCAGTCTAGGGGAGTATATATCTTGCTTATAGCGAGATAAAACTCGAAATCATTAATTAAGGAGtattcgttgcaaagaacactccacttttTCAGATCGTGACAAGTGGCGTACATGCAGCGCGCCATTTGTCGTAACCTGAGAGTTTTTCTTTTTTCGTAAATCtgtttatttaaaatattttatcttttaaaCAATGCATCCAAATCTTgaatcgttttcatcattggattcctcgcgtcgagatttttaaaactagatctcatgttgataggttttgacgaacttttttttcacgaaaaaaacccgCGAAAAGAaggcgaaaaaaccgaaccgggagcacggttttttcccttttcgaaagaggcacacccgtgcctctcgcaaaatcaCACCCGTGCCTCGCGTGGAAGTAAAACcatgactctcgtggaaggaaaaaaaataaaaaacacagttttttcgttttcgagaagcacggccgtgactctcgtgaaagtaCAACCGTgcatctcgcggaagcaaaaccgtgactctcgtgaaaaaaaaaagaaaaaacgcgtatttttttccctttctgagaAGCACGGCCAtgactttcgcgaaagcacaaccgtgcctctcgcggaagcaaaaccgtgactcgagaaagaaagaaaaaacacgttttattttcccttttttagaggcacggccgtgactcttgcgaaagcacaaccgtgtctctcgcggaagcaaaaccgtgactctcgcgaaaaaaatagaaaatgcggTTTTTTCCGTTTTTgaaaggcacgaccgtgactctcgctaaagcgcaaccgtgcctctcgcgaaagaaagaaagaaaaaaaaaacacgtttttcacgcaaaactatttttttatttttttatcgaaaagctaaAGAAGACGGGGGAAAACCAAAACATCAAAAAAACGGGataaaaaaccgtttaaaaagccgaaaacgcgtgcgaaaaaacaaaaaaaaacaaaatccagatggagcatccaaaacacgacacgtggcgaatggttaagagcgcgccaagtggcgctgattgttgcgaggcttccgaagaagcgctcgttaactagttgctcccgatAAAACTACCGTGTTGAATAGCAACCAACCGTTTACTATCCAGCGCGCCTGTCCCTCTATATGGGCCGGCACATTCCGATATTTTGTCCCCACTGGTTTTGGGAATGTTCTACGGCTTTCCCTGAACATATTTTTCCTTTAttattatttcctttattttttctttcttttacccTTTTGTTTACATTTAAAAAAATCTGTAATTTTTTGAACTCCTCAATTTTTAAAAATCCGGGAATGTTTTCCAAATCCACATttgttttttgaaattcatgatatTTTCTAAAAATAATGCACATTTATTCAAATTCACAAACACTTTTTAATTTTCTGAAATACGTCAACATTTTTGGAAATACGGGaataattttcaaattcatgatttattTTAAAAATTAGATATATTTTTCAAAATCGTGAAGAATTGTTAAAATCATGTATTGTTTTAAATTTCATAAACATATTTTGCATTGTGTGAACATTTTCATATTAGTGAACATGCTTTAAATTATGAATTTTTTCAATATCAGTAACGTTTTTAGATTTCATGAACAATTCTAAAATTTGTAAAAAAATagtaattcatgaacattttttgaatccgcgGACAATTTTGAAgtcacaattttttttgaaatagtgAACAATTTTTGTATTGGCGTACATGTTTTATATTTGGTGAACTCTATTGTACTcgcaaatattttttgtatttagaACAATGTTTCATATTGATGGCAATTTTTAAAATTTGGGAACAGTTTTTGAAAATCCAGATCAAATTACGGAAActgaaaacattttttgaaatcgcaAAGTGAGAAAATTTTGAATTCCGGTAATATTTCTCAAAATCATTGACATTTCTTGAATTAGAAATATTTTATCAAATTGATGAACAGTTTTTGAAATCCAATAATaattttcaaattcgtgaatattTATTTAAACTAAAAAAGTCAAATTTACGAACACTTTACAACTTCATGAACGTTTTCAAAATCTCAAACATTTTTTGAGAAAGAAGAAACAGAAAAGTAAACATTGAAAAGCAAGAAAAATGAAAAGCCAAACAAACAGGTGAGCCCTCCCATGCATCTAGGTTGTCCCCAACCTAGGCGTGAGGGGGTAGGGCATGCACGTTTCCTCACGTAGGTCGGGGAGGAGGTCCCGTTCCACACCGCGGGAGACAAGAGCATGCTACGTCTGATGGGCCCTCGACCCACTTTTTATTTTGCGGACATCCCCAGTGCTGACCTGCAAAAGGGATACCTTGTTTGTCCACGAACTAATTCGGACATGTCCCAGACACGGATATGGGAGCCAACCAGCCAAACATGTCCCTTATATATTTGTCCCTATTTTTTTCTTATGTCCGCAACACCTAAAAACATATGGAAAATAGCACAATTCATCAATTCATCGATGAAATAACATACCAATATTCAtagtacaacaatagttcaaatGTAAATACTACATATGAAATAACCgaatgttcaacaagtttttcgaATTCAACGATTCTCGAGTCAGAATCTGCACATGTCATCTCATGCACTATGCCCCTTGAGTTTCATCCAACAATGTTTGAACGTAAATGGCCTACCCTCGGTCCTGTAGTACAGCACAACAACATGTCTAGGCTATACAACATGATGACTATCAAGTTACAATTTTGAGCGAATCAATCAATTGACCAACATGTATATCAAGAATAAGAACTTACCATTAGATGgtgcatcgacgatggcctaggGACTTCACATTGAGATCATGGATCACGTGCATGTCATAGGGCGTGTCGTTGTTTTCCTCATGAAACGAGGCACACACGAGTTCTGCCAAAAGATTGAACCCCCTTGCCTCATACCTACAAAGTCCTAGGCTATGAACTTTTTCCATGCATCGCACAACAAGTCATCCTCTATCATCATGTAGCCTGTCATCGTGCTTACTCTAGAAAACAACAAGAAGTTTTAAAAAAGCTCAATGTCATTTGATCGAACACCTGTCGATGGTGATGTCCGCCATGGATAGCGTCAGCGGGGGGCGAAACGTACGTGGCTACGGACAAATTTCGGGCGGATGGCGGCGTAGTCCAAGGCAGACAGGCGCGTGGGTGGGGGCTCCGGATGTCCAAAAAATGCTTGGGGGTGGTCGGAGAGGTACACCGATGGCGTAAGACGAGGAGGGTGCGGATACAGAATAAGGGGAAGCAGGGGTAGAGTGAAAGAAAAAGTGGCCCAAAAGGGGATTTGAGCTGGGGggtatgtaacacccacgatgcggctatatctcccacgtgtcggagcacgacttagaggcataaccgcattgtaggcatgtcgtaagaggggtaatctttacacatcccatgtactgaacaagaaagagataaagagttggcttacaatcgccacttcacacaatacataaatatagcattatatcatccagaatacaatcaaggtccgactatggaacccaaaataaagacaaccccaaatgcgatagatccccgatcgccccaactgggctccactactgatcgtctggaaaggaaacatagtaacgtcctgaatcctcgtcaaactcccacttgagttcggtcgaacccctggaatggcatcatcggcacctgcatctggttttggaagtaacccgtgagtcacggggactcggcaatctcacaccctcgcgatcaagactatttaagctcatgggtaggaaaaggtagtgaggtggagctgcagcaagcactagcatatatggtggctaacatacgcaaatgagagcgagaagaggagcaaatcacgatcgataaactatgatcaagaagtgatcctagaactaattacgctcaagcataacacgagaccgtgttctcttcccggactccgccgaaaagagaccatcacggctacacacattgttgattcattttagttaagttaagtgtcaggttttctacaaccggatattaacaaattcccatctgcccataaccgcgggtacggcttttgaaagttcaaaaccctgcaggggtgtcccaacttagcccatcacaagctctcatggtcaacgaaggatattccttctcccaggaagacccgatcagactcggaatcctagttacaagacatctcgacaatggtaaaacaagaccatcaaagccacctgaatgtgccgacaaatcccgataggagctgcacatatctcgttctcagggcacaccggattgtccaaacttctggtaggccaacccagagttgcccctgatggccaccggcggctgacaagttggaccaacactcagaggagcactggcccgggggtttaaaataaagatgacccttgagtccgcgaaacctaagggaaaaaggcttaggtggaaaatggtaaaaccaaggttgggccttgctggaggagttttattcaaggcgaactgtcaaggggttcccattataacccaaccgcgtaaggaacgcaaaatcaaggaacataacaccgatatgacggaaactagggcgacaagagtggaacaaaacactaggcataaggccgagccttccaccctttacccaagtatataggtgcattaaagtaaacaagacataata
The sequence above is drawn from the Triticum aestivum cultivar Chinese Spring chromosome 7A, IWGSC CS RefSeq v2.1, whole genome shotgun sequence genome and encodes:
- the LOC123147672 gene encoding uncharacterized protein isoform X2 gives rise to the protein MALAFLPPAPAVHHPPRPLNPPPPASATNTGFSFLFPPASRWPSLQRASSAAAGGGAGSSEAPADSSLDADLLRRVSGAEDADRALDIVAESLGGGAGSGSKASLDASDSNAIVAAALDRGNVDLALSVFDAMRAGLARVGRWGWARPDARTYALLVQRLAAALRVSDAIRIVDYVSRAGVSSAEEVPFGITVRCPTCMVAIAVAQPQHGTQVVSCSKCRYQYELFSGDVTSIESEEVSMDISAFEKALQFINVMKDDLPAAVHSIVIRTPSGTARTHRFATKTVELPAQGGERVTISLAAPANAYRQMGPLKIAARSKGFSPGEPMCLTNHVSGEISKLLRVPSKNAGPLFLSPYLVGGAVALLASGDAVSAFIDPSLPRLITATVIASAAVGTTLNQVILPETRKLPQKAVDIVAVQQKLLSQYDMLQSRLKDLKQLVEKENYSIEGVDACKNVSVGEQDISSRRTIISCSTW